Proteins found in one Brachyspira murdochii DSM 12563 genomic segment:
- a CDS encoding phage head completion protein yields MKVGKLIHTITFYRTKYIDNGNGTGSNELIELRKVKCSIEDITYKDIQQGKRKDLTRTLKVHTHYFKEFDTKGMMAKINRENDIYEVINMENVSYKNIECIFTIKKLVNNKKADNRE; encoded by the coding sequence ATGAAAGTTGGAAAATTAATTCATACTATAACTTTTTATAGAACAAAGTATATAGATAATGGAAACGGAACAGGAAGTAATGAATTAATAGAATTAAGAAAAGTAAAATGCTCTATTGAAGATATAACATATAAAGATATACAGCAGGGTAAAAGAAAAGATTTAACAAGAACTTTGAAAGTACATACTCATTATTTCAAAGAGTTTGATACCAAAGGAATGATGGCCAAAATAAACCGTGAAAATGATATCTATGAAGTCATTAATATGGAGAATGTTTCATATAAAAATATAGAATGCATATTTACAATAAAGAAATTAGTAAATAATAAAAAAGCTGACAATAGAGAGTAA
- a CDS encoding head-tail connector protein: MSSDTEDINSIDIDVRKVVEEGDDDEEKQAESPPSDTNHSGLSGLVASEDNKVVTLSEFKKFLNLEGIDYDDDILHLTLDSAIGYCNKANEIEYKRADCPPEVRYAILGLAAHYFESKTGEASQSEEVALKGVHRLLAIAREKFTL, translated from the coding sequence ATGAGCAGTGATACTGAAGATATTAATAGTATAGACATTGATGTCAGAAAAGTAGTCGAAGAAGGTGATGATGACGAAGAAAAGCAAGCGGAAAGCCCGCCGAGTGATACTAATCACTCGGGATTGTCGGGGCTTGTAGCGAGCGAAGATAATAAAGTAGTTACTTTGTCAGAGTTCAAAAAGTTTCTAAACTTAGAAGGCATTGACTATGATGATGATATACTGCATCTGACTTTAGACAGTGCAATCGGCTATTGTAATAAAGCTAATGAAATAGAATACAAAAGAGCCGATTGTCCTCCTGAAGTTAGGTATGCTATTCTTGGACTTGCTGCTCATTATTTTGAAAGCAAAACAGGAGAAGCCAGTCAAAGTGAGGAAGTTGCTTTGAAAGGTGTTCATAGATTATTGGCCATTGCAAGGGAAAAGTTTACTCTATAG
- a CDS encoding DUF6290 family protein — protein sequence MDNKKNTHGGARIGAGRKKKDDKDKKPSYRISFRLNEEENKMLEEAAKKEGMSIGQYARKCALEKFKI from the coding sequence ATGGATAATAAAAAAAATACTCATGGTGGTGCTAGAATTGGAGCTGGCAGAAAAAAGAAAGATGATAAGGATAAAAAGCCTAGCTATAGAATATCTTTTAGATTAAATGAAGAAGAAAATAAAATGCTTGAAGAAGCCGCAAAAAAAGAAGGAATGAGCATAGGACAATATGCTAGAAAATGTGCTTTGGAGAAATTTAAAATATAA
- a CDS encoding P27 family phage terminase small subunit codes for MQNKNDKKRYKIQAPPNYFNKYSIKKWKELAPIFAEKNMLGPADISAFELLCLHYGDAMNLYEAMINEGGSIAGYLSGKNSQTMGEYLAYHKAITAYTKMLTEFGLTPASKKKVPYPETIEEDDPLEKMING; via the coding sequence ATGCAAAATAAAAATGATAAAAAAAGATATAAAATACAAGCTCCTCCTAATTATTTTAATAAATATTCTATAAAAAAATGGAAAGAACTTGCACCTATCTTTGCCGAAAAAAATATGCTCGGACCTGCTGACATATCAGCTTTTGAGCTTTTATGTCTTCATTACGGCGATGCTATGAATCTTTATGAGGCTATGATTAATGAAGGAGGTTCTATAGCTGGTTATTTATCAGGTAAAAACTCTCAGACTATGGGAGAATATTTAGCTTATCATAAAGCTATAACGGCATATACAAAAATGCTTACCGAGTTTGGTTTAACTCCTGCTTCAAAAAAGAAAGTACCATATCCTGAAACTATAGAAGAGGATGATCCGCTTGAAAAAATGATAAATGGTTAA
- a CDS encoding phage major capsid protein has protein sequence MSPEELRALIEKLKNENALDLQSIDELMQKRQAYSAMSIEERENKKEDISKLDNDIDTLMKNIENRNKEIERNDKLLSLQTKSSMNKRNLADNLDNSSADDNEAELRAKVDRWFRSGNDKEIRETLQAGVAEGGGYTIAPQYLVKQIIKDLDDAVQIRKRANIIPAMNGYASIGIPTLDSDLNDLDWTAEIAEVTEDTNMSFGKREMKANQLTKLVKLSKRLIKQSNIDIQGLVEERIVYKLASTLEHNYLYGNGQDKPLGIFAQTSDNTAAIPTDRDIKVGTASAAITYDGLVDAVSGLKGGYQNGAVWMLNKKAVAALRKLKDKQDRPIWQESLIAGQPSILLGIPVVQNDFIEDKLEATKYFGFLANLKYYWIFDSLSMELQVLHELYSKTNQVGFQVGYWGDGAPIQKSAFVRLLPNDQAYAA, from the coding sequence ATGTCACCAGAAGAATTGAGAGCTTTAATAGAAAAACTAAAAAATGAAAATGCTTTAGATTTACAATCTATTGATGAACTTATGCAAAAAAGACAAGCATATTCTGCTATGAGTATTGAAGAGAGAGAAAATAAAAAAGAAGATATATCAAAACTAGATAATGATATAGATACTTTAATGAAGAATATAGAAAATAGAAATAAGGAAATAGAGAGAAATGATAAACTTCTATCACTTCAAACTAAATCTTCTATGAATAAAAGAAATTTAGCTGATAATTTGGACAATTCATCTGCTGATGATAACGAAGCTGAATTAAGAGCTAAAGTTGACAGATGGTTTAGATCAGGCAATGATAAAGAAATAAGAGAAACACTTCAGGCAGGCGTTGCCGAAGGCGGCGGATATACTATAGCACCTCAGTATCTAGTAAAGCAAATTATAAAAGACTTAGATGATGCAGTACAGATAAGAAAAAGAGCAAATATCATTCCTGCTATGAACGGATATGCAAGCATAGGAATACCTACACTTGACAGTGATTTAAATGATCTTGATTGGACAGCAGAAATCGCAGAAGTTACAGAAGATACAAATATGTCTTTTGGAAAAAGAGAAATGAAGGCTAATCAATTAACTAAGTTAGTTAAACTTAGTAAAAGATTAATAAAGCAAAGCAACATAGATATTCAAGGTTTAGTTGAGGAGAGAATAGTATATAAATTGGCTTCTACATTAGAGCATAATTATTTATATGGAAATGGACAGGATAAACCTCTAGGTATATTTGCTCAAACTTCAGATAATACAGCAGCTATTCCAACTGACAGAGATATAAAAGTAGGAACTGCAAGTGCTGCTATAACTTATGATGGTTTAGTAGATGCAGTAAGCGGATTGAAAGGCGGATATCAAAACGGAGCGGTATGGATGCTTAATAAAAAAGCAGTTGCTGCTTTAAGAAAATTAAAAGATAAGCAGGACCGTCCTATTTGGCAGGAAAGTTTAATAGCGGGACAGCCTAGTATTTTACTTGGTATACCAGTTGTGCAAAATGACTTTATAGAAGATAAGCTGGAAGCTACAAAATATTTTGGGTTCTTAGCAAACTTAAAATATTATTGGATTTTTGACAGCTTGTCTATGGAACTTCAAGTTTTGCATGAGTTATACAGCAAAACAAATCAGGTAGGTTTCCAAGTAGGATATTGGGGAGACGGTGCCCCTATTCAAAAATCAGCATTTGTAAGATTACTTCCAAATGATCAAGCGTATGCAGCTTAA
- a CDS encoding phage tail tape measure protein → MSKLNVYINADASQAIEAFGKLKDKTTDLEKGFDKIGKSFDKFGSLATKSLTVPIAAGTTAFALATKKATDFDNGMREVLTLLPKLSNEGFEKLKNETLAFSKEIGKLPEETTKALYQALSAGVPRENVFEFLKTAGEAAIAGVAELETSVDGLTSVTNAYGTEVLNTNRASDIMFQTLKLGKTDFTQLSKSLFNVIPTASALGVKFEDIGAAIAVMTAQGTPTSVATTQIRQALVELNKEGSITDIAFREIAGKSFKEFIEQGGTLQEALQMLAEKADKSGKDISSMFSSVEAANAGLALSGKNADKFKDALDQMNNSAGATAEAFKKIDDGPARQFEKMKAELSALVVELGNSLLPVVNEDLLPVMQDKIVPIAEKMILTIISLIKTFSDLPAPLQAVSVGFVALAAGFGPALKGIVGLSKGITEAKKTIKDFKNAVSTLKTAASSIQGLSTAWKALNTVMIASPVGIITALTVGLGALAVKAYKLNQEYKALIDTSNQLANSTKELNDNSFKDVGLFEEYQKLASAKELDAAATERLNQVTDKLTRLYPNLKTVVLDGITYIDSATMKLEDYRTAEESIQIQTIETKIKELEEKSKIYNTAVENLRSSLYASGMGESQANDEILKSSDYEKLSEVENTLNTLEKQRNDLNQSMHLRQSLTRDGIDLETKEKEANEKSINAIKGKSDAVKDKTKTYEDYLALLKKAEAEENRRVSNLRNMGAEISDAEALEAKKDKVGAILTEMSTVLNLNANQIKYLSDNYGYALDSIKTDRFSELVKEIENSISAYERGVSVAEEFGDKVSEAEQQGQKSEIVRSGIESITNELELTTEQVEILKEKFGELWKTPTQSFSDYFSANWLQMLNDTIGYTNDFYSAIQEMQIQAIEFEIEKNEERKEAALEAIEEEKNARLEAIGIMEDSQKQSLLNEIKQLQNRQKVALGLYEQERIKAELEEKQKELAKIQIEEEAKAKQMEVEKNYNNDKMKLEYNSQMESWKMSLVQASASMAQAAISALASAMSAGPFPMPLIAYATLAGIIAGGAVNLATLSQAKPSEPKYLAKGGLVERRNGGINAVIGEGANDEAVIPLEDRILSKIGSQIFEAAKNNDGIYEVNTQSETIFNQPVYLMLDGKIVASTMLNLSKRGVKVVSQRGIL, encoded by the coding sequence ATGAGTAAATTAAATGTATATATTAATGCAGATGCTTCTCAAGCTATTGAGGCATTTGGAAAACTTAAAGATAAAACAACAGACTTAGAAAAAGGCTTTGATAAAATAGGAAAATCTTTTGACAAGTTCGGTTCTTTAGCTACTAAAAGTTTAACTGTGCCAATAGCAGCAGGGACAACAGCTTTTGCATTAGCTACTAAAAAAGCTACTGATTTTGATAATGGAATGCGTGAGGTTCTTACTCTTCTTCCTAAATTAAGCAATGAAGGTTTTGAAAAATTAAAAAATGAAACTTTAGCGTTTAGTAAAGAAATAGGCAAACTTCCAGAAGAAACAACTAAAGCTCTTTATCAAGCACTTTCTGCAGGAGTTCCACGTGAAAATGTATTTGAGTTCTTAAAAACGGCAGGCGAAGCTGCTATTGCAGGTGTTGCTGAATTAGAAACTTCAGTTGACGGACTTACTTCTGTTACTAATGCTTATGGAACAGAAGTTCTTAATACTAATAGAGCTTCAGACATAATGTTTCAAACACTGAAGCTAGGAAAAACAGACTTTACTCAGTTATCAAAATCTTTATTTAATGTTATTCCTACCGCTTCAGCTTTAGGAGTGAAGTTTGAAGATATAGGAGCTGCTATTGCTGTAATGACTGCACAAGGAACTCCTACTTCTGTTGCAACAACACAGATTCGTCAGGCTTTAGTAGAACTTAATAAAGAAGGAAGCATTACAGATATAGCATTTAGAGAAATAGCAGGAAAAAGCTTTAAAGAGTTTATAGAGCAAGGAGGAACTTTACAGGAAGCTCTTCAAATGCTTGCTGAAAAAGCTGATAAAAGCGGAAAAGATATTTCTAGTATGTTCAGCAGTGTTGAGGCAGCAAATGCTGGTTTAGCTTTATCTGGAAAGAATGCAGATAAGTTTAAAGATGCTTTAGATCAGATGAATAATTCGGCAGGAGCTACAGCTGAGGCATTCAAAAAAATAGATGACGGTCCAGCAAGACAGTTTGAAAAAATGAAAGCAGAGCTTAGTGCTTTAGTAGTAGAGCTTGGAAATAGTTTACTTCCTGTTGTTAATGAAGATTTACTTCCTGTTATGCAAGATAAAATAGTACCTATAGCTGAAAAAATGATTCTTACTATTATATCTTTAATAAAAACATTCAGCGACTTGCCAGCACCTTTGCAGGCAGTAAGTGTAGGCTTTGTTGCTTTAGCAGCAGGCTTTGGTCCTGCATTAAAAGGTATAGTAGGACTTTCAAAAGGAATAACAGAAGCTAAGAAAACTATAAAAGATTTTAAAAATGCGGTATCTACATTAAAGACAGCCGCAAGCTCTATTCAAGGATTAAGTACAGCTTGGAAAGCATTAAATACAGTAATGATTGCAAGTCCTGTTGGTATTATAACAGCTTTAACCGTAGGACTTGGTGCTTTAGCAGTAAAAGCATATAAATTAAATCAGGAATATAAAGCATTAATAGATACTTCAAACCAATTAGCTAACAGCACAAAAGAATTAAATGATAATTCTTTTAAAGATGTAGGTTTATTTGAAGAGTATCAAAAACTAGCTAGTGCCAAAGAGTTAGATGCAGCAGCTACTGAAAGATTAAACCAAGTAACTGATAAACTTACTAGACTATATCCTAATTTAAAAACTGTAGTTTTAGACGGAATTACATATATAGATTCTGCTACTATGAAGTTAGAAGACTATAGAACGGCAGAAGAAAGTATACAAATACAAACTATAGAAACAAAAATAAAAGAATTAGAAGAAAAGAGCAAAATATATAATACTGCTGTTGAAAACTTAAGAAGTTCTTTATATGCATCTGGTATGGGAGAAAGCCAAGCCAATGATGAGATATTAAAGAGTTCTGATTATGAAAAATTATCAGAAGTAGAAAATACATTAAATACATTAGAAAAACAAAGAAATGACTTAAATCAAAGCATGCATTTAAGACAGTCTCTAACTAGAGATGGAATAGATTTAGAGACTAAAGAAAAAGAAGCTAATGAAAAGAGCATTAATGCAATAAAAGGTAAATCTGATGCTGTAAAAGATAAAACAAAAACTTATGAAGATTATTTAGCTTTACTAAAAAAAGCAGAGGCAGAGGAAAATCGCAGAGTAAGCAATCTTCGTAATATGGGAGCTGAAATCAGTGATGCTGAGGCTTTAGAAGCTAAAAAAGACAAAGTAGGTGCTATACTCACAGAAATGAGTACGGTACTAAACTTAAATGCTAATCAAATAAAATATTTAAGTGATAATTACGGCTACGCATTAGACAGTATCAAAACTGACAGATTTTCTGAATTAGTAAAAGAAATAGAAAATAGTATATCCGCTTATGAAAGAGGCGTTTCTGTTGCTGAAGAGTTCGGCGATAAAGTAAGCGAAGCTGAACAGCAGGGACAGAAAAGTGAAATAGTAAGAAGCGGAATAGAAAGCATAACTAATGAATTAGAACTTACAACTGAACAGGTAGAAATATTAAAAGAGAAGTTCGGCGAACTTTGGAAAACACCTACTCAAAGTTTTTCAGATTATTTTAGTGCGAATTGGCTTCAAATGCTTAATGACACTATAGGATATACAAATGATTTTTATTCTGCTATACAGGAAATGCAAATACAGGCTATAGAGTTTGAAATAGAAAAAAATGAGGAAAGAAAAGAGGCAGCATTAGAAGCGATAGAAGAAGAAAAAAATGCAAGGCTTGAAGCTATAGGAATAATGGAGGACTCGCAAAAGCAGAGTTTATTAAATGAAATAAAACAATTACAGAATAGGCAAAAAGTTGCTTTAGGACTTTATGAGCAGGAGAGAATAAAAGCTGAACTTGAAGAGAAACAAAAAGAACTAGCTAAAATACAAATAGAAGAAGAAGCCAAAGCTAAGCAGATGGAAGTAGAGAAAAACTATAATAATGATAAGATGAAGCTAGAATATAATTCGCAAATGGAAAGCTGGAAAATGTCTTTAGTTCAGGCGTCAGCTTCTATGGCACAGGCAGCCATAAGTGCATTGGCATCAGCTATGAGTGCTGGTCCTTTTCCAATGCCTTTAATAGCCTATGCAACTTTAGCAGGAATTATTGCAGGCGGTGCTGTTAATTTGGCGACATTATCTCAAGCTAAACCGAGTGAACCTAAATACTTGGCAAAAGGCGGACTTGTAGAGAGAAGAAACGGAGGAATTAATGCTGTAATCGGAGAGGGTGCAAACGATGAAGCGGTTATACCTCTTGAAGATAGAATACTATCAAAAATAGGAAGTCAGATTTTTGAAGCTGCTAAAAATAATGATGGAATATATGAAGTAAATACACAGTCAGAAACTATATTCAATCAGCCTGTTTATTTAATGCTTGACGGAAAGATAGTTGCAAGCACTATGCTCAATTTAAGTAAACGAGGCGTTAAGGTAGTATCACAAAGGGGAATATTATGA
- a CDS encoding phage portal protein → MSVIKNIRNYIKKWLFPDFSYIDSSNFLSIQNDKTLSAVNPNTALTFSTVFACVRVIAETIATLPLFVYKVNGNNKIKAKDHSLYRLLHDAPNEECTSVSFIESLITQILLQGNGFVEVVRDNFNRVTELYLIDSNKIKIYRDSNGNKMFEYSDDGEIITLSPSQVMHIAGLGWNGVIGYSPIAMMRKQITTGLYQDNFALDFFSNGVKKVPIISHPQQLSKEAKQNLKESFRDAWEKGIVVLEEGMKIDPITMNLSDAQFLESRRFSVEEICRVFRVPPHLIGDLSRSTNNNIEHQSIEFVTHTIRPWCVRIEKALNGYLLNNLERKKYNIEFNLDGLLRGDTLTRQQANQIKLNNGVLTRNEWRILENLNEVDDEYGDEYFVSQQIRPIKTVYETSENESNQDFNINNNENKKLEEEYKDASK, encoded by the coding sequence ATGTCTGTAATAAAAAATATAAGGAATTATATAAAAAAATGGCTGTTTCCTGATTTCAGCTATATTGACAGCAGTAATTTTTTATCAATTCAAAATGATAAAACTTTATCAGCAGTCAATCCAAATACTGCTTTAACTTTCTCTACAGTATTTGCATGCGTGAGAGTTATTGCTGAAACAATAGCTACTTTACCGCTTTTTGTATATAAAGTAAATGGAAATAATAAAATAAAAGCTAAAGATCATTCTTTATATAGATTATTGCATGACGCTCCTAATGAAGAATGCACATCAGTATCATTTATAGAAAGTCTAATCACTCAAATACTTCTTCAAGGCAACGGCTTTGTAGAAGTAGTAAGGGATAATTTCAACAGAGTAACAGAACTTTATCTAATAGATTCAAATAAGATTAAAATATATAGAGATTCAAACGGCAATAAAATGTTTGAATATTCAGATGATGGAGAAATAATTACTTTATCTCCGTCTCAAGTTATGCATATAGCAGGACTTGGATGGAACGGAGTGATAGGATACAGTCCAATAGCTATGATGCGTAAGCAAATAACTACTGGACTTTATCAGGATAATTTTGCATTAGATTTCTTTTCTAATGGTGTTAAAAAAGTTCCAATTATTTCGCATCCGCAACAATTAAGCAAAGAAGCCAAACAAAATCTCAAAGAAAGTTTCAGAGATGCTTGGGAAAAAGGTATTGTTGTTCTTGAAGAAGGAATGAAAATAGACCCTATCACAATGAACTTGTCAGATGCACAGTTTTTAGAAAGCAGAAGATTTTCAGTAGAGGAAATATGCCGAGTGTTCCGTGTACCTCCACATTTAATTGGTGATTTAAGCAGGAGTACAAATAATAATATAGAACATCAAAGTATAGAGTTTGTAACGCACACAATAAGACCGTGGTGCGTTCGTATAGAAAAAGCATTGAATGGCTATTTATTAAATAATTTAGAAAGAAAAAAATATAATATAGAGTTTAATTTAGACGGACTTTTGAGAGGCGATACTCTTACAAGGCAGCAGGCTAACCAAATAAAATTAAATAATGGTGTTCTCACTAGAAATGAATGGCGGATACTGGAAAACCTTAACGAAGTAGATGATGAATACGGAGATGAGTATTTCGTTTCTCAGCAAATAAGACCAATAAAAACAGTTTATGAAACTTCAGAAAATGAGAGCAATCAAGACTTTAATATAAATAATAATGAAAATAAAAAATTAGAAGAGGAATATAAAGATGCCAGCAAGTAA
- a CDS encoding terminase large subunit — MYTYEEYINKVINKELPVCQAAFLSVKRHLDDIEKSKNNDYPFYFDDNEAKRPIMFIQSLVHTKGEWANHNIILEPWEQFIIASIFGWRRKENKLRRYKKAYVQVSRKNGKTTFASGIGNYCFFCDSPAEAGVEIYYIATKKDQAKIAWSESERQIRKAKALNKEAITYKQTSTITKKKDTASKSKPLGQDSNTEDGLNPHLVIVDEYHAHPDNELLNVLESGMGARRQPLVFIITTAGFDKSSVCFSEYEYAKQILKGSLNNDEYFTIIYEPDNINDIWVFMSEYKEKLNKNEDVSKQEELINKIIFQANPNINVSVKDSYLKSRLLEGLDKPIQRTDILTKNLNVWTQASEVWISSDRWIKSYSHQNININELKGRKACIGLDLATTRDIAAYVLCFDSIDNGPYILLPRFFMPKENIRQRSKEDRVPYELWASQGLITLTSGDIIDFDVIESSILNDAKDFEIIEIAYDPWKAIEIVTHLESEGFKMEQVRQSFAVGGLSEGTSLFEKTIDERKLLHGNNAVLNWMISCCEVKTDGRDNYLPVKPDRRRSYKRIDGVVASIMALHRVIKNHFEDTKSIYETEGVFTL, encoded by the coding sequence ATGTATACCTATGAAGAATATATCAATAAAGTTATAAATAAAGAATTGCCAGTGTGTCAAGCTGCTTTTTTATCTGTAAAAAGGCATTTGGACGATATAGAAAAATCAAAAAATAATGATTATCCTTTTTATTTTGATGATAATGAAGCTAAACGTCCTATCATGTTTATACAATCTTTAGTACATACAAAAGGAGAATGGGCAAATCATAATATTATACTAGAGCCTTGGGAACAGTTTATAATAGCAAGTATATTCGGATGGAGAAGAAAGGAAAATAAACTCAGACGTTACAAAAAAGCATACGTTCAAGTGAGCAGGAAAAATGGAAAAACTACTTTTGCATCTGGCATTGGTAATTATTGTTTTTTCTGCGACAGTCCTGCAGAGGCTGGAGTTGAAATATATTATATAGCTACTAAAAAAGATCAAGCGAAAATTGCATGGAGCGAAAGCGAAAGGCAAATAAGAAAAGCAAAAGCTCTTAATAAAGAAGCGATTACATATAAACAAACTTCTACAATTACAAAGAAAAAAGATACTGCATCAAAATCCAAACCGCTTGGACAGGACAGCAACACTGAAGACGGATTAAATCCTCATTTAGTGATAGTAGATGAGTACCATGCACATCCTGATAATGAACTACTAAATGTTCTTGAATCTGGAATGGGAGCTAGAAGGCAGCCGCTTGTATTTATAATTACTACTGCTGGTTTTGATAAATCTTCAGTGTGTTTTTCTGAATATGAATATGCAAAGCAAATATTAAAAGGTTCATTAAATAATGATGAATACTTTACAATAATATATGAGCCTGACAACATCAATGATATTTGGGTATTTATGTCCGAATATAAAGAAAAATTAAATAAAAATGAAGATGTTTCTAAGCAGGAAGAATTAATAAATAAAATTATTTTTCAAGCTAATCCTAATATAAATGTTTCTGTAAAAGACAGTTATCTCAAATCTAGGCTTTTAGAAGGGCTAGATAAACCTATTCAAAGAACTGATATACTTACAAAAAACTTGAATGTTTGGACACAGGCTAGTGAAGTTTGGATATCTTCTGACAGATGGATTAAATCTTATTCACATCAAAATATAAATATAAATGAATTAAAAGGCAGGAAAGCCTGCATCGGTTTGGATTTAGCAACTACAAGAGATATAGCAGCTTATGTTTTATGTTTTGATTCTATTGATAATGGTCCGTATATACTTCTGCCTCGCTTCTTTATGCCTAAAGAAAATATAAGGCAGCGTTCTAAAGAAGACAGAGTGCCTTATGAATTATGGGCTTCGCAAGGTTTAATTACTTTAACAAGCGGTGATATAATAGATTTTGATGTTATAGAATCCTCAATACTAAATGATGCGAAAGATTTTGAAATTATAGAAATAGCTTATGACCCTTGGAAAGCTATTGAAATAGTAACACACTTAGAAAGTGAGGGCTTCAAAATGGAACAGGTTAGGCAATCTTTTGCAGTCGGCGGTTTATCTGAAGGAACTTCTTTATTTGAAAAAACTATAGATGAACGAAAACTCCTTCATGGTAATAATGCAGTTCTTAATTGGATGATAAGCTGCTGTGAAGTAAAAACGGATGGGAGGGATAATTATTTGCCTGTAAAACCTGACAGAAGAAGATCATATAAAAGAATAGATGGTGTTGTAGCCTCCATTATGGCTCTTCATAGAGTGATTAAAAATCATTTTGAAGATACTAAAAGTATTTATGAAACTGAAGGCGTTTTTACATTATAA